A single window of Pristis pectinata isolate sPriPec2 chromosome 8, sPriPec2.1.pri, whole genome shotgun sequence DNA harbors:
- the amot gene encoding angiomotin has translation MRNSEEGASGTVLQRLLQEQLRYGNPTENRNLLALHQQATVNVIAFNSNGSVIASNDGVTQDERQMVPHSARQEPQGQELQVDNSVMEKQLQTRAAQNTEELPTYEEAKVQSQFFRGQQHTAAGTAFFVTGINNQKMRTEGRSTVQRVGAGKVHQDDGLKDLKQGHVRSLSERLMQLSLATNGVKAQSSVASGVISSQQANDFYTSAGHVLPQTSVKGTDPRGPPPEYPYKNTPTLTVTSKAQDYGNCYSDFRLGMASEVLKPGLSSQHVRPDAPGMRYQPPPDYGAVRQNQEGQIFQQLQLQQRSYQHSPSSSQTSMGSVSVMQPPASPMGIQPQQGPPANHLHQQFQGDPLAIVLRAQQMVEILSEENRALRQELEGYYDKVAKLQKLEMEIERVSEAYENLVKSSSKKESLEKAMRNKLEGEIRRLHDFNRDLRDRLETANKQLAVKECEGSEDNRKTIAQLIGQNKENLREKEKLEMELSALRATNEDQRRHIEIRDQALNNTQGKVVKLEEELKRKQVYVDKVERMQQALIQLQAACEKREQLEHRLRTRLERELESLRMQQRQGTTQTASTPEYNATALMELLREKEERILALEADMTKWEQKYLEESVMRQFALDAAATVAAQRDTTVLGHSPNGSYETSLEARIQKEEEEILMANRRCLDMESRIKTLHAQIIEKDAMIKVLQQRSRREQVKTEQPTALRPSKSLVSISNATSGPSYPTLLSSNPIVEEKKEDKSWKGSLGFLLSPDRNESQSSSSSPILPSTPVLSAHSKTGSRDSSTQTERGPEHNKLGSVSPTQGKLGSSSPAQMETSDSAPFLSSTIERRVPPSPCGQDLADNEMVEILI, from the exons ATGAGAAATTCAGAAGAAGGAGCAAGTGGGACAGTTCTACAGCGTTTGTTACAAGAGCAACTCCGTTATGGCAACCCCACTGAGAATCGCAACCTCCTTGCCTTGCACCAGCAGGCCACAGTAAACGTCATTGCCTTCAACAGCAATGGGTCTGTAATAGCTTCCAATGATGGCGTGACACAAGATGAGCGTCAAATGGTCCCACATTCTGCACGACAGGAACCCCAGGGCCAGGAGCTGCAGGTTGACAACAGTGTCATGGAGAAGCAGCTGCAGACCCGAGCAGCACAGAATACTGAGGAACTCCCAACCTACGAAGAGGCAAAGGTCCAATCACAGTTTTTCAGAGGACAGCAGCATACAGCAGCGGGAACTGCTTTTTTTGTTACTGGAATAAATAACCAGAAGATGAGAACTGAAGGTCGGTCCACAGTCCAAAGGGTGGGAGCCGGAAAGGTTCACCAAGATGATGGGCTAAAAGACTTGAAACAAGGTCATGTTCGCTCTCTGAGTGAACGGCTCATGCAACTCTCTTTAGCGACAAATGGTGTCAAAGCACAGTCTTCCGTTGCAAGTGGTGTGATTTCGTCCCAACAGGCAAATGACTTCTATACAAGTGCTGGCCATGTTTTGCCTCAGACGTCTGTGAAAGGGACGGACCCTCGAGGGCCCCCGCCAGAATATCCATACAAAAATACACCTACGTTAACTGTTACTTCCAAGGCTCAGGATTATGGAAATTGCTACAGTGACTTCCGATTGGGAATGGCATCTGAGGTATTAAAACCAGGCCTAAGTTCACAACATGTCAGGCCAGATGCTCCTGGTATGAGGTACCAGCCACCTCCAGATTATGGTGCTGTCAG GCAAAATCAAGAGGGACAGatatttcagcaactgcagttacAGCAGCGAAGTTATCAGCACAGCCCATCATCATCTCAGACATCCATGGGGTCTGTATCGGTGATGCAGCCCCCGGCCTCACCAATGGGTATCCAGCCTCAACAAGGCCCTCCTGCAAACCATTTGCATCAACAGTTCCAGGGAGACCCATTGGCCATTGTCTTGCGAGCTCAGCAGATGGTAGAGATCTTGTCAGAGGAAAATCGTGCCCTTCGACAGGAGCTGGAGGGATACTATGACAAAGTGGCTAAATTGCAGAAG CTGGAAATGGAAATTGAGCGAGTTTCAGAAGCTTATGAGAACCTGGTGAAGTCGTCTTCCAAGAAAGAAAGCTTGGAAAAAGCCATGCGGAACAAGTTAGAAGGAGAAATCCGGAGACTTCATGATTTCAATCGAGATCTAAGAG ATCGTCTGGAAACTGCTAACAAACAGCTTGCTGTTAAAGAATGTGAAGGTTCCGAAGACAACCGTAAGACTATCGCTCAGCTCATTGGTCAGA ATAAGGAAAAtttgagagaaaaggaaaagctAGAAATGGAGCTGTCTGCCCTCCGGGCTACGAACGAGGATCAGAGACGGCACATTGAAATCCGTGATCAGGCTTTGAACAACACCCAAGGCAAAGTGGTCAAGTTGGAAGAGGAG CTAAAGCGGAAGCAGGTGTATGTTGACAAAGTAGAAAGAATGCAGCAGGCTTTGATCCAACTTCAGGCAGCCTGTGAGAAACGGGAACAGCTTGAACACAGACTACGAACCAGGCTTGAAAGGGAACTGGAATCCCTTCGAATGCAGCAG CGCCAGGGTACCACCCAGACAGCCAGCACGCCTGAGTATAATGCAACAGCTTTAATGGAGCTGCTACGTGAAAAAGAGGAGAGAATCCTGGCCTTGGAAGCTGACATGACCAAGTGGGAACAGAAGTACCTCGAAGAAAGTGTGATGCGCCAGTTTGCATTAGATGCAGCCGCAACGGTAGCTGCTCAAAG GGATACTACAGTCCTGGGCCATTCACCAAATGGTAGCTATGAAACATCCTTGGAAGCCCGGATtcagaaggaagaggaagaaatcCTAATGGCTAATCGGAGGTGTCTTGACATGGAAAGCAG GATTAAGACCCTTCATGCTCAAATTATTGAGAAGGATGCTATGATCAAAGTCCTCCAACAGAGATCAAGGAGAGAGCAAGTTAAAACGGAACAACCAACTGCATTAAGACCTTCAAAGTCCCTAGTTTCAATTTCCAATGCAACGTCTGGGCCTTCATACCCTACACTGTTGTCCAGTAATCCAATAGTTGAAGAGAAGAAAGAAGACAAGAGCTGGAAGGGCAGTTTAG GTTTTCTGCTAAGCCCAGATAGAAACGAATCGcagtcctcctcctcttcccctatACTACCATCCACACCAGTTCTGTCAGCACATTCTAAGACAGGAAGCCGGGATAGCAGCACCCAAACAGAAAGGGGTCCTGAGCACAACAAATTGGGCAGTGTATCACCAACACAAGGAAAGCTAGGCAGTAGCAGCCctgcacaaatggaaacatcag